A stretch of Canis aureus isolate CA01 chromosome 28, VMU_Caureus_v.1.0, whole genome shotgun sequence DNA encodes these proteins:
- the CYP7B1 gene encoding cytochrome P450 7B1 isoform X3, whose protein sequence is MKTHKLSFRIFSNKLSRKVFSIKKLETTDDLSNDLHGCYHLLQGKSLDVLTETMMQNLKQVFELHLLKTTNWDMAHLLTFCSSIIFEITLKTIYGKSLAGNGEKFITELRDNFLKFDDKFPYLISDIPIELLGNIKSIRKKLIKHLASEHLGKTQGWSEIVQMRQDVLEKYYTLEDFEVGAHHLGFLWASVTNTIPTMFWAMYYLLQHPEAMAVLRDEIDHLLQSTGQKKGSGFPMHLTREQLDNLVYLESTVLEVLRIRSFSSIIRFVQEDLTLHSETQDYCLRKGDLVALFPPAIHYDPEIFEAPEEFRFDRFVEDGKKKTTFFKKGKRLKYYLLPFGIGTSKCPGRFLAVVEIKQLLVVLLTYFDLELIDDKPVVANRSRLLLGVQHPASDVFFRYKVKT, encoded by the exons ATGAAAACTCACAAATTAAGCTTTCGAATATTCAGTAATAAACTATCAAGGAAAGTATTTTCCATCAAAAAGTTGGAAACCACTGATGACCTGAGTAATGACCTCCATGGCTGCTATCATCTTTTACAAGGGAAGTCTTTGGATGTACTCACAGAAACCATGATGCAgaatttaaaacaagtttttgAACTCCATCTATTAAAAACCACAAATTGGGACATGGCACACCTGTTGACATTTTGCAGCTCAATTATATTTGAGATCACGCTTAAAACCATATATGGAAAATCTCTTGCTGGCAATGGAGAAAAATTTATTACTGAGCTAAgagataatttcttaaaattcgATGACAAATTCCCATATTTAATATCAGATATACCTATAGAGCTTCTAGGAAATATCAAGTCTATTAGAAAGAAACTTATTAAACACTTGGCATCAGAACACTTAGGTAAGACACAAGGATGGTCAGAAATTGTTCAAATGAGGCAAGATGTCCTGGAGAAATACTACACGCTTGAGGACTTTGAAGTAGGAG CACATCATTTAGGCTTTCTCTGGGCTTCTGTGACAAACACTATTCCAACTATGTTCTGGGCGATGTATTACCTCCTACAGCACCCAGAAGCTATGGCAGTGCTGCGTGACGAAATTGACCATTTGCTGCAGTCAACAGGTCAAAAGAAAGGGTCTGGATTTCCCATGCACCTCACCAGAGAACAATTGGACAACCTGGTCTACctag AAAGCACCGTTCTCGAGGTTTTACGAATACGCTCATTTTCAAGCATCATTCGTTTTGTTCAAGAGGATTTGACTCTACATTCAGAGACGCAGGACTACTGTTTGCGAAAGGGGGACTTGGTAGCCCTCTTTCCTCCAGCCATACATTACGACCCGGAAATCTTTGAAGCTCCAGAG GAGTTTAGATTTGATCGTTTTGTAGAAGATGGTAAGAAGAAAACCacctttttcaaaaaaggaaaaaggctgAAGTATTACCTGTTGCCATTTGGTATTGGAACCAGCAAATGTCCAGGCCGATTTTTAGCAGTTGTTGAAATAAAGCAATTGTTGGTTGtacttttaacttattttgatTTAGAACTAATTGATGATAAACCTGTAGTAGCAAACCGAAGCCGCCTTTTGCTTGGTGTTCAGCATCCAGCTTCTGATGTTTTCTTTAGGTACAAAGTAAAAACTTAA